Proteins from a single region of Trichocoleus desertorum ATA4-8-CV12:
- a CDS encoding family 1 glycosylhydrolase, whose amino-acid sequence MPPESFLWGVATSGYQSEGGYNRPGEPQNNWAWGESKGSVMSTGGATEFWTRYEEDFQRCQNIGLNSFRLGLEWARIQPSSDRHASSPPAFDDSALDAYADRIAACRRYGLEPVVTLHHFTHPAWLGIDAWLNEATVDCFVEYVRVSVTHINRRLVDHYQLPPIHWYITINEPNILVSNTYLSRQFPSDAAMGSGIVLEAYNYMLAAHVRAYNCIHDIYMAAGWITPRVTLNTYCSDLYWSEKVIWDLLDLRQHDVKPRDVKEYIHDKADQLEAALIGAKLPFQHNLPYQLGRLTHWSVNRLGYRLFNIEKLDLFLQELELSPRPQVIDYLAIDYYDPFIAHIFRLPAFSDFEFKTKGFRAWLMSGITSKWWDWRSLPEGLHFFCKYYSEDLGNRPMMIAENGMALRRRPDNSVATHRTDQLRRSEFLKAHLQQVQRLLKESVPMIGYMHWSLTDNYEWGSYTPRFGLFTIDFAHGSDRLEEDHLGDRPSETYAQLIQEIQAEMQQARSPR is encoded by the coding sequence ATGCCACCTGAATCTTTTTTATGGGGAGTTGCCACCTCTGGATACCAAAGTGAAGGAGGATATAACCGCCCTGGAGAACCTCAGAATAACTGGGCCTGGGGTGAGTCGAAGGGGAGTGTGATGTCCACAGGTGGGGCTACAGAGTTTTGGACTCGCTATGAAGAAGATTTTCAACGCTGCCAAAATATTGGGCTAAACTCCTTCCGCTTGGGCTTGGAATGGGCGCGAATTCAGCCCTCTAGCGATCGCCACGCCAGTTCTCCTCCAGCCTTTGACGACAGCGCTCTAGATGCTTATGCTGACCGCATTGCCGCTTGTCGGCGGTATGGCTTAGAACCAGTCGTGACGTTGCATCATTTCACCCATCCTGCCTGGTTAGGGATAGATGCTTGGCTAAATGAGGCTACCGTTGATTGTTTTGTCGAATATGTCCGGGTGAGCGTCACCCATATCAATCGGCGCTTAGTCGATCACTATCAGTTGCCACCGATTCATTGGTATATCACGATCAATGAACCGAATATTCTAGTTTCCAATACCTATCTCAGTCGGCAGTTCCCCTCAGATGCCGCAATGGGTTCGGGTATCGTACTAGAAGCTTATAACTACATGTTGGCGGCCCATGTCCGAGCTTATAACTGTATCCATGACATTTATATGGCGGCAGGATGGATCACGCCACGAGTCACTCTCAATACCTATTGCAGCGATCTCTATTGGTCGGAAAAGGTAATTTGGGATCTCTTGGATCTGCGACAACATGATGTCAAGCCGAGAGATGTCAAAGAGTACATTCACGATAAAGCGGATCAGCTAGAAGCAGCTCTAATAGGGGCAAAGTTACCTTTTCAGCACAATCTACCTTATCAACTCGGACGACTCACTCATTGGAGCGTCAATCGCCTGGGTTATCGGCTATTTAACATTGAGAAGCTCGATCTCTTTTTACAGGAATTAGAACTTTCTCCTCGTCCTCAAGTAATTGACTATCTGGCGATCGATTACTACGACCCGTTTATTGCTCATATTTTTCGTCTGCCCGCCTTCTCAGATTTTGAGTTTAAAACCAAAGGGTTCCGAGCTTGGCTCATGAGTGGTATCACCAGCAAGTGGTGGGATTGGCGCAGCTTACCCGAAGGTCTGCATTTCTTCTGTAAATATTATTCGGAAGATTTGGGCAACCGCCCCATGATGATTGCCGAAAATGGCATGGCATTGCGACGGAGACCAGATAACAGTGTAGCCACCCATCGCACCGATCAACTTCGTCGCAGTGAATTCCTCAAAGCCCATCTCCAGCAGGTTCAACGATTGTTGAAGGAGTCTGTGCCGATGATTGGCTATATGCACTGGTCGCTGACTGACAACTATGAGTGGGGTTCCTATACTCCCCGCTTTGGTTTGTTTACTATCGACTTTGCGCATGGCAGCGATCGCCTCGAAGAAGACCACTTAGGCGATCGCCCTTCGGAAACCTATGCCCAACTCATCCAAGAAATTCAGGCTGAAATGCAGCAGGCGCGATCGCCCCGTTAA
- a CDS encoding VTT domain-containing protein, translating into MKYNWMSLLRWMLIGGLIVLAIAFLNQVGIERIRQQVDQFGIWAPAIVFALRFTSIILPVLPGTAYAILAGGLFGFAEGLLIVALADLASCTFNFYIARRYGRSLVERFVGQQFMEKVDRLAQRHLERNFFLMTGFLMTGLFDFAAYGVGLTQVRWHSYLLALVVSILVAKPLWVAAGAGIFEDSQLLLGFALLAAFGIGIVTAVVQRQPDSSNS; encoded by the coding sequence ATGAAATACAACTGGATGAGCCTGCTGCGCTGGATGCTAATCGGAGGTTTGATTGTTTTAGCGATCGCGTTTCTCAACCAAGTGGGAATTGAGCGGATTCGGCAGCAGGTTGATCAGTTCGGGATTTGGGCACCTGCGATCGTATTTGCGCTCCGCTTTACCAGCATTATCCTGCCCGTGCTACCGGGAACGGCCTACGCCATTTTGGCAGGTGGACTGTTTGGATTTGCTGAAGGGCTGCTGATTGTGGCCTTGGCAGATTTGGCTTCCTGTACCTTCAACTTTTACATTGCCCGTCGCTATGGCCGCAGCTTGGTGGAGCGCTTTGTCGGTCAGCAATTTATGGAGAAAGTCGATCGCTTGGCTCAACGCCATTTAGAACGTAACTTTTTCCTGATGACAGGTTTTCTCATGACTGGGTTGTTTGATTTTGCCGCTTATGGGGTTGGCTTGACTCAAGTGCGCTGGCACAGTTACTTGCTGGCTTTAGTGGTCAGTATTCTCGTCGCTAAACCCCTTTGGGTGGCAGCAGGTGCAGGCATCTTCGAAGATAGTCAGTTACTTTTAGGCTTTGCTCTCCTGGCGGCCTTTGGCATTGGTATTGTGACAGCAGTGGTGCAGCGACAACCCGATTCATCCAATTCCTAG
- the nudC gene encoding NAD(+) diphosphatase: MHRTFIPSTAAPAVQSGPAWWFAFLGNKLLVQVNGSSHTIPNLTGLTAIGLVPVRTQFLGTLDGQPCYSAELPPESAIPDNMAVRGLRELYGALDEDLYGVSSRAIQIMEWDRTHQYCGCCGTPTTQTSTERAKRCPQCGLTSYPRLSPAVIVLISRGEEVLLARAPRFPPGMYSVLAGFVEPGESLEETVAREVREEVGIEIKDIRYFGSQPWPFPNSLMIGFTATYANGEIVVQLEELTDAAWFHKHNLPKVPPKPSIARKLLDWFISTP; encoded by the coding sequence ATGCACCGAACGTTTATCCCTAGCACTGCTGCCCCCGCAGTTCAATCTGGCCCTGCTTGGTGGTTTGCGTTTCTGGGTAATAAATTGTTGGTTCAGGTCAATGGTAGTAGTCACACGATCCCCAATCTCACTGGCTTGACAGCGATCGGCTTAGTGCCTGTACGAACCCAGTTTCTTGGCACGCTAGATGGTCAACCCTGCTACTCCGCAGAACTGCCTCCTGAGTCAGCAATTCCAGACAATATGGCTGTCCGAGGGCTCCGTGAGCTATATGGTGCTTTAGACGAAGATTTATATGGGGTGAGCAGTCGGGCCATCCAGATCATGGAATGGGATCGAACCCACCAGTATTGTGGTTGCTGTGGTACTCCAACCACTCAAACTTCCACAGAGCGGGCTAAGCGTTGCCCTCAATGTGGTTTGACGAGTTATCCGCGTCTCTCTCCCGCTGTGATCGTCTTGATCTCGCGTGGTGAGGAAGTATTACTGGCGCGGGCTCCTCGCTTTCCTCCGGGGATGTATAGCGTGCTAGCTGGCTTTGTAGAACCGGGAGAATCCCTAGAAGAGACAGTGGCGCGAGAAGTGCGGGAAGAAGTAGGCATCGAGATCAAAGATATCCGTTATTTTGGCTCTCAGCCTTGGCCCTTCCCCAACTCCTTGATGATTGGCTTCACGGCTACTTATGCTAATGGCGAGATCGTTGTGCAACTAGAAGAACTAACAGACGCAGCTTGGTTTCATAAACACAACTTGCCTAAAGTGCCACCCAAACCCAGCATTGCCCGCAAACTGCTCGACTGGTTTATCTCAACTCCCTAA
- a CDS encoding plasmid pRiA4b ORF-3 family protein, with translation MTIDLNRIDAIQDYDEAIAALEEFVADLAEEFIESPEGKAYLSAHPEMSEYVGSWINQLLYFGYAYRSVTLPRMTKQDVEAVVTGLFPQKITLPHPDEADTTIPELLAFWQFLKRAYKHRHATQIIKFLEKTQPKYKDIMNDPNRFGMAKSFVSAGMAAGFDMTTEAGLKAFQEQYNQQLQETSASAPVPPGVPPGLGMLMSNLGAMLVGSSAPVPAELQELLGALGGEFSGSEEGDAIAQNSTSGLEPESPASFLQELQNSMWQQVAEELPPLSAETVALLNQQQISDTEPGTILRDFQTLLDFVGEAGIAISGTQHLLPQKSLAELNQRLSEPVQLDLKRPVQKSYSSIHGLYLLLRATGLGQVAGKGKKRFLMLEPTLLQSWQNLNPTEQYFTLLEAWLIRGHAEMLGERRSHLNEGTKCVRFWPDIPSQGKRFNSYSEQQRLIYYPDLHNLALFKMFGILEVESGKPEAGKGWRVKKIKRSPLGNALMKVVVQAFMAHGMVWESETDPSIPFGELQPDFQPYFPEWQNTLAAPKLEFRSGLHLFKVSLDKMWRRIGISGQMTLADLSSLILESVEFDSDHLDMFIYKNPLGRTIEVSHPYAESSPATDEVRIGDLPLAEGASMTYVFDFGDWWEFEVQLEKIQSDDPGTDYGAILERHGEAPPQYPDYDEWEE, from the coding sequence ATGACGATTGATCTCAACCGCATTGATGCCATTCAAGATTATGACGAGGCGATCGCGGCCTTGGAAGAGTTTGTTGCAGATCTAGCCGAAGAATTCATTGAATCTCCTGAAGGTAAAGCCTATCTGAGTGCTCATCCAGAGATGTCAGAGTATGTTGGCAGTTGGATCAATCAGCTGCTTTACTTTGGCTATGCCTATCGCTCCGTTACCCTGCCGCGCATGACCAAGCAGGATGTGGAAGCAGTTGTGACTGGGCTATTTCCACAAAAGATAACTTTGCCGCACCCAGACGAAGCAGACACCACCATTCCTGAACTACTCGCCTTTTGGCAATTTCTCAAGCGGGCCTATAAACACCGCCATGCGACCCAAATCATCAAGTTTCTAGAGAAAACTCAGCCTAAGTACAAAGACATCATGAACGATCCCAATCGGTTTGGGATGGCGAAATCTTTTGTCTCCGCTGGGATGGCAGCAGGCTTCGATATGACGACTGAAGCAGGACTCAAAGCCTTTCAAGAGCAATACAATCAGCAACTTCAAGAAACTTCCGCTAGCGCTCCTGTGCCCCCTGGGGTGCCCCCTGGTTTAGGCATGCTAATGAGTAACTTAGGTGCAATGCTGGTAGGCTCATCTGCACCAGTCCCCGCAGAATTGCAGGAGCTGCTAGGTGCTTTAGGAGGTGAGTTTTCTGGTAGTGAAGAAGGAGATGCGATCGCCCAAAACTCGACCTCTGGACTTGAGCCAGAATCTCCAGCGAGTTTTCTACAGGAACTTCAAAACAGCATGTGGCAGCAGGTAGCAGAGGAACTACCTCCCCTCTCGGCTGAAACTGTAGCGCTGTTAAACCAACAGCAGATTAGTGACACTGAACCTGGAACGATCCTCCGAGATTTTCAGACCCTACTTGATTTTGTAGGAGAAGCAGGCATTGCGATCAGCGGGACTCAGCATCTATTACCTCAGAAGTCGTTGGCAGAGCTGAATCAGCGTCTGAGTGAACCCGTTCAACTAGACCTCAAGCGTCCTGTACAGAAGTCTTACTCATCCATTCATGGCCTTTACCTGCTGCTCCGCGCGACGGGTTTGGGGCAGGTGGCAGGCAAGGGCAAAAAACGATTTCTCATGCTTGAGCCGACGCTACTGCAATCTTGGCAGAACCTAAATCCGACTGAGCAGTACTTTACGTTACTGGAAGCTTGGTTGATCCGAGGTCATGCAGAGATGCTGGGAGAGAGAAGATCTCATCTAAATGAGGGGACAAAATGTGTGAGATTTTGGCCTGATATTCCTAGCCAAGGCAAGCGATTTAATAGTTATAGTGAGCAGCAAAGGTTAATCTATTATCCCGACCTCCATAATCTTGCGCTCTTCAAAATGTTTGGCATCTTGGAAGTAGAATCGGGCAAGCCAGAGGCTGGCAAAGGTTGGCGAGTTAAGAAAATTAAGCGATCGCCTCTAGGAAATGCCTTGATGAAAGTGGTCGTTCAGGCTTTTATGGCGCATGGCATGGTGTGGGAGTCAGAAACCGATCCAAGCATTCCGTTTGGTGAATTGCAGCCTGATTTTCAACCTTACTTTCCTGAATGGCAAAACACTTTAGCAGCGCCCAAGCTGGAATTTCGTTCGGGGCTACATCTCTTTAAGGTATCCCTCGATAAAATGTGGCGACGCATTGGCATTTCTGGCCAAATGACTCTAGCGGATTTAAGCAGCCTCATTCTCGAATCAGTCGAGTTCGACTCCGATCACTTGGATATGTTCATCTATAAAAACCCTCTAGGGCGCACGATAGAAGTTTCTCATCCCTATGCGGAAAGCTCTCCTGCAACGGATGAGGTACGAATTGGGGATCTTCCCCTAGCTGAAGGTGCCTCAATGACTTATGTTTTTGATTTTGGTGACTGGTGGGAATTTGAGGTGCAGTTAGAAAAAATTCAGTCTGATGACCCTGGAACCGATTATGGGGCAATTCTGGAGCGTCACGGAGAAGCCCCACCCCAATATCCTGATTATGATGAGTGGGAAGAATAG
- a CDS encoding ABC transporter ATP-binding protein/permease → MRGAGPVVAGEQQASRQLSTLQRFLQYLRPYKKEVPIALLLVALGAATQSIGPFLIGWSIDNLITQGNLPGLLLMLALLALIYILGIQAIRGQILRVGWIMQRLLGQLRQDIFTKIQSLPVSFFDRSEAGDLMSRLLNDVNTVNQAFGQTIAQMLGNTFSLFGIIIAMFLINFKLALLSNLAVPLMIFTTSFFAGWARARFRVTRQTIGDLSAKLEEGITSVREAQAFNRVELNIAEFDLVNAANRDANVQAVAITAAFLPSIDFLNTLATAAVLAYGGYLAVTGAATVGVVTAFLLYVQQFFRPIQILSQFYTQAQSALAGLERIFLLLDEPSQLHDAPDATEMPSIQGEVTFENVSFGYSPNQLVLKEVNLRAKPGQMIALVGPTGAGKSTIINLILRFYDVTGGAVKIDDIDIRSVTQASLRRQIGIVLQDNILFSGTVAENIAFGSPHATQADIEAAAQLANVHEFVTSLPQGYSTQLGERGAPLSQGQRQLVSIARAVLINPRILILDEATSSIDTRTEALVQDAIARLLQGRTSFVIAHRLSTVTQADQVLVIQQGQIVESGTHAELIAQQGVYANLYALQLGAATVA, encoded by the coding sequence ATGAGAGGTGCAGGGCCAGTTGTGGCAGGAGAGCAGCAAGCGAGCCGTCAGCTTTCGACATTGCAGCGCTTTTTGCAATATCTCCGACCTTATAAAAAAGAAGTTCCGATCGCTCTCCTTTTAGTGGCGCTCGGTGCTGCAACTCAGTCTATAGGCCCTTTCCTGATTGGTTGGTCAATCGACAACCTGATCACCCAAGGAAACCTACCCGGATTGCTGTTGATGTTGGCGTTGCTAGCGTTAATCTATATCCTTGGCATTCAGGCAATTCGTGGCCAGATTTTGCGCGTGGGTTGGATCATGCAGCGATTGTTGGGACAACTGCGGCAGGACATTTTCACCAAAATCCAAAGTCTCCCGGTTAGCTTTTTCGATCGCAGTGAAGCGGGTGACTTGATGAGCCGTTTGCTGAATGATGTCAACACGGTGAATCAAGCCTTTGGACAAACGATCGCTCAAATGCTAGGCAACACATTCAGCTTGTTCGGCATCATCATTGCCATGTTTTTAATCAACTTTAAGCTGGCGCTGTTGAGCAATTTGGCAGTGCCTCTGATGATCTTTACCACCAGTTTCTTTGCGGGTTGGGCTAGAGCCAGGTTTCGCGTCACCCGTCAGACTATCGGCGACCTCTCGGCCAAGCTAGAAGAAGGCATCACCAGCGTCCGAGAAGCGCAAGCTTTCAACCGGGTAGAGCTTAATATTGCCGAGTTTGACTTAGTGAACGCGGCTAACCGAGATGCTAACGTCCAGGCGGTCGCCATCACGGCTGCGTTTCTCCCCTCGATTGATTTTCTCAATACATTGGCAACCGCTGCGGTACTAGCCTATGGCGGTTATCTGGCGGTGACTGGAGCTGCGACAGTGGGGGTAGTGACTGCTTTCTTGTTGTATGTGCAGCAATTCTTTCGCCCTATCCAGATTCTCAGCCAGTTCTATACTCAAGCCCAATCAGCTCTGGCGGGTTTAGAGCGGATCTTTTTGCTACTCGATGAACCCTCTCAACTCCATGATGCTCCTGACGCTACAGAAATGCCATCAATTCAAGGAGAAGTTACTTTTGAGAATGTCTCCTTTGGCTATAGCCCTAATCAATTAGTGCTAAAGGAAGTCAACCTCCGCGCCAAGCCAGGTCAGATGATTGCTTTAGTAGGGCCAACAGGAGCGGGGAAGAGCACAATTATCAACTTGATCCTACGCTTCTATGATGTGACGGGTGGAGCAGTCAAAATTGATGACATTGATATCCGCAGTGTGACCCAAGCTAGTCTGCGTCGGCAGATTGGCATTGTTTTGCAAGACAATATCCTTTTTAGCGGCACTGTAGCAGAAAACATCGCTTTTGGTTCTCCGCACGCGACTCAAGCGGATATTGAAGCGGCTGCTCAACTCGCGAATGTCCATGAATTTGTCACCTCCCTACCCCAGGGATACTCAACTCAACTAGGAGAACGCGGAGCACCTCTCAGTCAAGGTCAACGGCAACTAGTCAGCATCGCTCGCGCCGTCTTGATTAATCCCCGAATTTTGATCCTCGATGAAGCCACCAGCAGCATCGACACCCGTACTGAGGCTCTGGTGCAAGATGCGATCGCCCGTCTCCTCCAAGGCCGCACCAGCTTCGTGATCGCTCACCGCCTTAGCACCGTCACCCAAGCCGATCAGGTGCTAGTGATTCAGCAAGGACAAATTGTAGAATCTGGCACCCATGCCGAACTAATCGCTCAACAAGGAGTTTACGCCAATCTCTATGCTCTTCAACTAGGCGCAGCTACAGTGGCCTAA
- a CDS encoding ABC transporter ATP-binding protein/permease: MRETSPTHPLQRVLGSLSAYRWTAIGALLSTLLLTAAYAVTPQLFRWGIDAGIAQKNLQVVLYSAGWMVAAAIARGLFNFGQSFWAEAASQGVAYDLRNNIFSKIQNLSFSYHDQSQTSQLLTRVTSDIEQIRTFLSTSLMQVISAIVTLVSVAVILLLMNWRLALITLTVVPMAGWLMAQFLSKTSSLFGQVQQQLGDLNAVLQENLFGVRVVKAFVRESTETARYTMLNDVLVKTNMKTIRAIHDTFPFIFLLSNLVTVVVVGYGGAAVIGGRFSIGELVAFNSYLLLILQPILLIGFAAPAIAQAAASAERVYEVVDAKIEIRDRPHAMLFDSCVGRITFEHVFFRYPGATTEALKGVSFETKPKELIAILGMTGSGKSTIMNLLPRFYDVTSGSIRIDGRDVRDFTLESLRSHIGIVFQETTLFSGTLYKNIAYAKPDATLEEVIEVAKTAQMHDFITSLPDGYETIVGERGVGLSGGQKQRIAIARTLLTDYKILILDDSTSAVDAKTAAQIQAELDNLMRQKACTTFVIAQRISTVQNADRILLMDKGNLVAQGTHEELMRSSPLYGAILESQVKQKEKV, translated from the coding sequence CTGCGAGAAACTTCACCCACACACCCACTCCAGCGAGTCCTGGGCAGTTTAAGCGCTTACCGTTGGACGGCAATCGGAGCGTTGCTCAGCACCTTACTTTTAACCGCTGCCTACGCTGTGACGCCTCAACTGTTTCGCTGGGGCATTGACGCCGGGATTGCCCAGAAAAACTTGCAAGTGGTTCTCTATAGTGCAGGGTGGATGGTGGCAGCCGCGATCGCCAGAGGTTTGTTTAACTTTGGTCAAAGCTTTTGGGCAGAGGCAGCGTCCCAAGGCGTGGCCTACGATCTCCGAAACAACATTTTTAGTAAAATTCAAAACCTCAGTTTTAGCTACCACGACCAATCGCAAACCTCACAACTGCTAACCCGTGTCACTAGCGATATCGAGCAAATTCGCACGTTTTTAAGCACAAGCTTGATGCAGGTCATTAGTGCGATCGTGACATTGGTAAGCGTCGCTGTGATTTTGCTGCTAATGAATTGGCGACTGGCACTGATTACGCTAACTGTGGTGCCAATGGCAGGATGGCTGATGGCCCAATTTCTCAGCAAAACGAGTAGTTTATTTGGGCAGGTACAACAGCAGTTGGGCGACTTGAACGCGGTGTTGCAAGAGAACCTGTTTGGAGTGCGAGTGGTAAAAGCGTTTGTGCGCGAGTCCACCGAAACGGCCCGCTACACAATGCTGAATGATGTTTTGGTCAAGACTAACATGAAGACCATTCGCGCCATTCATGACACGTTCCCTTTTATCTTTTTGCTGAGTAATTTAGTCACCGTTGTAGTGGTGGGTTACGGAGGTGCAGCCGTAATTGGCGGGCGCTTCTCGATCGGCGAACTGGTCGCGTTTAACTCCTACTTGCTCCTAATTCTGCAACCCATTTTGTTAATTGGTTTTGCTGCCCCCGCGATCGCTCAAGCTGCTGCCTCAGCCGAACGAGTCTATGAGGTGGTGGATGCCAAAATTGAGATCCGCGATCGCCCCCATGCCATGTTGTTTGACAGTTGCGTGGGCAGAATCACCTTCGAGCATGTTTTCTTCCGTTATCCCGGAGCTACAACCGAAGCCCTAAAAGGCGTTTCCTTTGAAACCAAACCGAAAGAACTGATCGCTATTTTGGGCATGACGGGTTCTGGCAAAAGCACGATCATGAACCTGCTACCTCGCTTTTATGATGTCACCTCTGGCTCGATCCGGATTGATGGCCGAGACGTGCGAGATTTCACCCTGGAGAGCCTGCGATCGCATATCGGCATTGTCTTTCAGGAAACTACCTTGTTTTCTGGCACTCTCTACAAAAACATTGCGTATGCTAAACCAGACGCGACTCTAGAAGAAGTGATTGAGGTCGCAAAAACAGCTCAAATGCATGACTTTATCACCAGCTTGCCCGATGGTTATGAAACCATTGTGGGAGAACGAGGCGTGGGCTTGTCGGGAGGGCAAAAACAACGCATCGCGATCGCGCGAACCCTCCTCACCGACTACAAAATTCTCATTTTGGATGACAGCACCTCTGCCGTCGATGCCAAAACTGCGGCACAAATTCAAGCAGAACTCGACAACTTGATGCGCCAAAAAGCCTGTACAACTTTTGTGATCGCCCAACGCATTAGTACGGTTCAGAACGCCGATCGGATTCTGCTCATGGATAAAGGGAACCTAGTCGCTCAAGGAACTCATGAGGAGTTGATGCGTAGTAGTCCGCTGTATGGAGCCATCTTAGAGTCGCAGGTAAAACAAAAGGAGAAAGTATGA
- a CDS encoding AAA family ATPase, translating into MDDLLKEFEDLLDQGFEGLLEIVRTLEGRAEPEEFQAEVRRNTSKTDKAESGRTTTAEHPSSTVAGGSRTQAKPTPPRPSSTADEVIITPPPADSVATVSLAGVGGLSEVIRELRELVELPLKRPDLLTSLGLEPPKGVLLAGPPGTGKTLTARALAQELGVNYIAIVGPEVMGKYYGEAEARLRSIFMKASRSAPCIVFIDEIDSLAPDRAKVEGEVEKRVVAQLLSLMDGFAKTKGVIVLAATNRPDHLDPALRRPGRFDREVQFRVPNRVGRLEILKILTQTMPLERSVDLAAIADLSVGMVGADLKALCQKAAYTALRRHVPALDGPISANLTVSQADFLQAIKEIKPAVLRSVEVESPNVSWDAIGGLDSLKQTLQESVEGALLYPELYQRTKAKAPRGILLWGPPGTGKTMLAKAVASQARANFIAVNGPELLSKWVGASEQAVRELFTKARQAAPCVVFIDELDTLAPARGSFGDSGVSDRVVGQLLTELDGLHECPNVLLIGATNRPEALDPALLRSGRLDLQLKVDLPDQASRLAILQVHNSDRPLAAVDLPHWAAQTEGWNGADLTLLSNQAALEAIRRYRKQGLNDPSSIQITTEDFTAAYQRLCEQRHV; encoded by the coding sequence ATGGATGACTTACTTAAAGAATTTGAAGACCTCTTAGATCAAGGATTTGAGGGTCTATTAGAGATTGTCAGAACGCTGGAAGGCAGAGCGGAACCAGAAGAGTTTCAGGCAGAAGTACGGCGCAACACTTCCAAGACTGACAAGGCGGAGAGCGGCAGGACAACCACAGCAGAGCACCCAAGCTCCACGGTTGCGGGTGGTAGCCGCACCCAGGCTAAACCGACTCCACCTCGTCCATCCTCAACAGCAGATGAGGTGATTATCACGCCTCCTCCAGCGGATAGCGTCGCAACTGTCTCTCTCGCAGGCGTAGGCGGACTGTCTGAGGTGATTAGAGAGCTACGAGAATTAGTTGAACTGCCACTAAAACGTCCCGATTTATTAACCTCCTTGGGTCTAGAACCACCTAAGGGAGTGCTACTGGCGGGGCCTCCGGGTACAGGTAAAACGCTGACAGCGCGGGCTTTAGCTCAAGAACTAGGAGTCAACTACATCGCCATTGTGGGTCCAGAGGTGATGGGCAAGTACTATGGAGAAGCCGAGGCAAGGCTACGCAGCATTTTCATGAAAGCGTCGCGGTCAGCTCCTTGCATTGTCTTTATTGACGAGATTGACAGCCTCGCCCCCGATCGCGCCAAGGTAGAAGGAGAGGTAGAAAAGCGAGTAGTTGCCCAACTGCTGAGCTTGATGGATGGCTTTGCCAAGACCAAAGGCGTGATTGTCCTAGCTGCCACCAATCGGCCCGATCATCTTGATCCCGCACTACGCCGCCCTGGACGTTTTGACCGAGAAGTGCAGTTTCGTGTGCCCAATCGAGTGGGACGGTTAGAGATTCTCAAGATCTTGACGCAGACCATGCCTCTAGAACGTTCTGTAGATTTGGCAGCGATCGCAGATCTCTCCGTCGGAATGGTAGGGGCAGACCTGAAAGCGTTGTGCCAAAAGGCTGCTTATACGGCTCTGCGGCGTCATGTGCCTGCTTTGGATGGTCCTATCTCTGCTAACTTGACCGTATCCCAAGCCGATTTTCTCCAAGCGATTAAGGAGATCAAGCCTGCCGTGTTGCGATCGGTAGAAGTAGAATCGCCTAACGTCTCCTGGGATGCGATCGGTGGATTAGACAGCCTCAAGCAGACCCTACAGGAATCCGTTGAGGGAGCGCTGCTATATCCTGAACTCTACCAGCGCACTAAAGCCAAAGCACCACGGGGCATCCTACTCTGGGGGCCTCCAGGGACAGGCAAAACCATGCTCGCCAAAGCAGTCGCCTCTCAAGCCCGCGCCAACTTTATCGCTGTCAACGGCCCAGAACTCTTAAGCAAGTGGGTCGGTGCTTCCGAGCAAGCAGTCCGGGAGCTGTTCACCAAAGCCCGTCAAGCCGCTCCTTGTGTGGTCTTTATTGATGAGCTCGATACACTAGCCCCAGCAAGGGGAAGTTTTGGAGATTCAGGCGTGAGCGATCGCGTCGTCGGCCAATTACTCACCGAACTAGATGGTTTGCACGAATGCCCCAACGTTCTCCTGATCGGAGCCACCAATCGCCCAGAAGCCCTCGATCCTGCCTTATTGCGATCGGGCCGCTTGGACTTGCAACTGAAAGTTGATTTACCGGATCAAGCTAGCCGCTTAGCCATTTTGCAAGTTCATAACAGCGATCGCCCTCTGGCCGCAGTTGATCTACCTCACTGGGCTGCTCAAACGGAGGGTTGGAATGGTGCTGACCTGACTTTGTTGAGCAACCAAGCCGCTCTAGAAGCCATTCGTCGCTACCGCAAACAAGGACTGAATGATCCCAGCAGCATTCAAATCACCACTGAGGATTTCACAGCAGCATATCAACGCCTCTGTGAACAACGACACGTGTAG